A single window of Neospora caninum Liverpool complete genome, chromosome XII DNA harbors:
- a CDS encoding putative threonyl-tRNA synthetase, which yields MGLFLLPASSDVGAVGPVFLPDGRQLLANIKGILREQQKLLQFQEVATPSLAQTGLWRRSGHWTHYRANMWTIEASLREDGKEELGDDSDVGGEAAGGRLESEEIHSQKTGERDTGEETDEERDEERNEERGDERERRRREDDIFRLSLKPMSCPFHLAYVLPFLLETPSLFSPAFSPSLDASTLPSAAVSASEAAGAAEIEEESAESEVSRHLPLRISEFGRVFRRERRSALCGLFRLREFTQDDGHILCTRSQAVGEITSQLSSILQLYFRVFGIAPELIKVSLGTRPAKASTLPAGAADSANAALWREAESWLLDAAARVLPENFKVEREEGGGAFYGPKLDFSLPDARGRRWQTGTIQVDLLQPPGLERVFSRRHSTLYPSPPSSSSSPSSSSRSPASFSRSPSSPSSLPSSCLPLVLIHRAAVGSLERFLALLLELRNGELPLWIAPVKAAVCPVSVHSRESQHYAQKVARLLRRSLDSSGAFEKEEIEERGEQASTSGVLVDLRPLHLNTKLKDLLGRRRIPLLFLVGPREEKTEGVTVLTQAWRTSSEDGKKDGERGQFLSLNEAVRFFRELAQPEMPITTPSSLETGLREGTREQRETEV from the exons ATGGGCCTGTTCCTTTTGCCAGCTTCGAGCGACGTGGGAGCGGTCGgtcccgtctttcttcccgaCGGCCGGCAACTCCTCGCCAATATCAAAGGCATTTTGCGGGAGCAGCAAAAACTCTTGCAGTTTCAAGAA GTCGCCACGCCCTCGCTGGCTCAGACAGGCCTGTGGAGGCGCAGCGGGCATTGGACCCACTACCGCGCCAACATGTGGACCATCGAAGCGTCTCtcagagaggacggaaaggaagaactAGGAGACGACAGCGACGTGGGCGGAGAAGCTGCCGGCGGCAGGctggaaagcgaggaaatACACAGCCAGAAAActggagagcgagacaccggtgaagaaacagacgaagaacgagatgaagaacgaaacgaagagagaggtgatgaaagagagagacggcggcgtgAGGACGATATCTTTCGGCTGTCTCTAAAGCCTATGAGCTGTCCATTTCACCTCGCCTAcgtccttccctttctgctg gagacgccgtctctcttctccccggcgttttcgccttctcttgaCGCGTCTACTCTTCCctcggctgctgtctctgcctcggagGCGGCAGGAGCTGCGGAGattgaagaagaaagcgcggaGTCTGAGGTGTCTAGACATCTGCCTCTGCGGATTTCTGAGTTTGGAAGAGTTTTCcgtcgcgagaggagaagtGCATTGTGCggtctctttcgccttcgaGAATTCACTCAA gACGATGGGCACATTCTCTGCACGCGCAGTCAAGCAGTCGGAGAGATAACGAGTCAACTTTCCTCGATTCTTCAGCTGTacttccgcgtcttcgggATCGCTCCGGAACTCATCAAAGTCTCGCTCGGCACCAG ACCTGCCAAGGCCTCGACTCTTCCCGCGGGCGCTGCCGACTCAGCGAACGCAGCCCTTTGGCGCGAAGCCGAG TCCTGGTTGCTGGACGCAGCCGCGCGAGTGCTGCCGGAGAACTTCAAAGtggaacgcgaagaaggcggcggcgccttctaCGGACCGAAGCTCGACTTTTCACTCCCGGACGCTCGGGGCCGGAGATGGCAAACGGGAACTATTCAA GTGGACCTCCTCCAGCCTCCGGGGCTCGAGCGCGTCTTCAGTCGGCGGCATTCCACTCTCTACCCGTCCCCTCCTTCTTCATcatcttctccatcttcttcctctcggtctccagcttctttctctcgttctccatcttctccttcttctttgcccTCTTCgtgtctgcctctcgtccTTATTCACCGTGCAGCCGTGGGGTCTTTAGagcgcttcctcgcgctcctcctTGAATTGCGAAACGGCGAGTTGCCTCTCTGGATTGCCCCTGTCAAG GCTGCAGTCTGtccagtgtctgtacactccaGAGAAAGCCAACACTACGCCCAGAAAGTCGCTAGGCTTTTGCGTCGAAGTCTCGACTCCTCAGGTGCCTttgaaaaagaagaaatcgaggagagaggcgagcaggcCAGCACGTCAGGTGTCCTTGTGGATCTTCGGCCTCTCCATCTCAACACAAAACTAAA agATCTCCTCGGGCGCCGAAGAATTCCGCTGCTCTTCCTTGTGGgtccgcgagaagaaaaaactgaGGGGGTCACCGTCCTGACGCA GGCATGGCGAACGAGCTCcgaggacgggaagaaggacggcgagcgcgggcagtttctttctctgaaCGAGGCAgttcgtttctttcgcgaACTGGCACAGCCCGAGATGCCTATCACAACGCCTAGTTCACTGGAGACAGGTTTGCGAGAAGGAAccagagaacaaagagagacggaagttTAG